A part of Notolabrus celidotus isolate fNotCel1 chromosome 21, fNotCel1.pri, whole genome shotgun sequence genomic DNA contains:
- the glt8d2 gene encoding glycosyltransferase 8 domain-containing protein 2, with amino-acid sequence MALLRKINRVLLVLLVLMVCLLLHSTFLRASTRPRLSDRWKSLGNAAHVSAVRESEADSVVPIIVCASEERMGASMATINSVKSNTDANVFFYIVTLRDAVKMTRQYIEKSKLKGIKYKIVEFNPMVLKGKVKPDSSRPDLLHPLNFVRYYLPLLDINHKRVIYLDDDVIVQANIGELFSTKLKPGHAAAFATDCDLPSTHEMVRSIGMQTTYMGFLDYRKKTVRDLGIHPRDCSFNPGVFVADVDEWKKQKITKQLEKWMEENFRQNIYSSAMAGGVATPPMLIVFHDKYTTLDPMWHVRHLGWSPDARYSENYLQEARLLHWNGPFKPWSYPAVHLELWEKWYIPDPSGKFSLERPESDS; translated from the exons ATGGCTCTCCTGAGAAAAA taaaCCGGGTCCTcctggtgctgctggtcttgATGGTGTGTTTACTCCTGCACAGTACTTTCCTCAGAGCTTCAACGAGACCCAGACtctcag ATCGCTGGAAGAGCCTCGGAAATGCGGCACATGTCTCAGCAGTAAGAGAGTCGGAGGCGGATAGCGTCGTCCCCATCATCGTTTGTGCATCCGAGGAGCGTATGGGTGCTAGCATGGCGACCATCAACAGCGTCAAAAGCAACACAGATGCCAATGTGTTCTTCTACATCGTCACTCTCCGTGATGCTGTGAAGATGACGAG GCAGTACATAGAGAAGTCTAAACTGAAAGGCATAAAATATAAGATCGTGGAGTTTAACCCCATGGTACTCAAAGGAAAAGTGAAGCCTGATTCCTCCCGACCTGACCTGCTGCATCCG CTCAACTTTGTGCGCTACTACTTACCTCTCCTCGACATCAACCACAAGAGGGTGATATACTTAGATGATGACGTCATTGTGCAGG CCAACATCGGGGAGCTGTTCAGCACCAAACTGAAGCCGGGTCACGCTGCTGCCTTCGCCACAGACTGCGACCTTCCCTCCACACATGAGATGGTGCGAAGCATCGGCATGCAG ACGACGTACATGGGCTTCCTGGACTACAGGAAAAAGACAGTTAGAGATCTGGGCATCCACCCCAGAGACTGCTCCTTCAACCCGGGAGTGTTCGTGGCGGATGTCGACGAATGGAAGAAACAGAAGATCACCAAACAGCTTGAGAAATGGATGGAGGAGAATTTCAG GCAGAACATCTACAGCAGCGCCATGGCGGGAGGCGTGGCTACTCCACCCATGCTCATAGTGTTTCATGACAAATACACGACACTTGACCCGATGTGGCACGTCAGACACCTGG GCTGGAGTCCGGACGCCCGCTATTCAGAAAACTACCTGCAGGAGGCCCGGCTGCTGCACTGGAATGGCCCGTTCAAACCCTGGAGCTACCCCGCGGTGCATTTAGAGCTGTGGGAGAAATGGTACATCCCTGACCCCTCCGGAAAGTTCTCCTTGGAACGACCCGAGAGTGATAGCTGA
- the LOC117804707 gene encoding E3 ubiquitin-protein ligase TRIM39-like: MAAASSLLSEDQFLCSICLDVFTDPVTIPCGHNFCKSCITEHWDTNVQSRCPVCNEHFRKTPDLRVNTFISEMAAQFKQSVLQETSSSSEEQRTNTGEVLCDYCTETKLKALKSCLDCLVSYCETHLEPHQRLPALKRHRLINPVENLEGKMCKKHDRPLEHFCKTDQVCVCRFCTEYEHKLHHIVSLKEEYKEKKAELGKTEAEVLWMIPERRLKIEEIKKLMALSKEDSVKETETSVEVYTALVQSVESSLAQLLDFIMEKHKTTEKQAEGFIKELEEEISELTKRSTELEQLSHNEDHLQFLQSYSSLNPAPPTKDWTKVKVYSYLEHRKVLRTALAQLEETLIKEVKKMCSNVEMKMVQHFAVDVTLDPGTAHPDLVLSDDGKEVRHGDVEQNLPESPQRFSQYFCVLGKQSFSSGRFYYEVEVGGKTGWVLGVAQESIHRKRALDFSPKNGLWTVKLEDRKDYKAYDKHKINLYLKSKPQRVGVFVDYEEGLVSFHDVDASALIYSFTGCKFTEELYPMFNPANNRDGKNSTPLIICPPDL, from the coding sequence ATGGCAGCAGCGAGCAGCCTCCTCTCTGAAGACCAGTTTCTGtgctccatctgtctggatgtgttcactgatccAGTCACCATACCATGTGGACACAACTTCTGCAAGAGCTGCATCACTGAGCACTGGGACACTAATGTCCAGTCTCGATGTCCTGTTTGCAATGAGCATTTTAGAAAAACTCCTGACCTGCGGGTCAACACTTTCATATCGGAGATGGCTGCTCAGTTCAAGCAGTCAGTTCTACAGGaaaccagcagcagctcagaggagcaACGCACCAACACAGGAGAAGTTCTCTGTGACTACTGCACTGAGACCAAACTGAAGGCCCTGAAGTCCTGCCTGGATTGTCTGGTCTCTTACTGTGAGACTCACCTGGAGCCTCATCAGAGACTCCCAGCCCTGAAAAGACACAGGCTGATCAATCCTGTGGAGAACCTGGAAGGCAAGATGTGTAAAAAGCATGACAGACCTCTGGAGCATTTCTGTAAGACTGaccaggtttgtgtgtgtcggTTCTGTACTGAGTATGAACACAAGCTGCATCACATTGTTTCTCTCAAAGAAGaatacaaagagaagaaagctgAGCTCGGAAAGACAGAGGCTGAAGTTCTGTGGATGATCCCGGAGAGGCGACTGAAGATTGAAGAGATTAAAAAGTTAATGGCGCTCAGCAAGGAAGATTcagttaaagagacagaaacaagtgTGGAGGTCTACACCGCTCTGGTCCAGTCTGTTGAGAGCAGTCTGGCTCAGCTCCTTGACTTTATCATGGAAAAGCACAAGACAACAGAGAAACAGGCGGAAGGTTTCAttaaggagctggaggaggagatctcTGAGCTGACCAAGAGAAGCACTGAGCTGGAGCAACTCTCACACAACGAGGACCACCTCCAGTTCCTCCAGAGCTATTCATCCCTAAACCCTGCTCCACCCACCAAAGACTGGACAAAGGTCAAAGTTTACTCATACCTTGAGCATCGCAAggttctgagaacagctctggCTCAGCTGGAGGAGACACTCATCAAGGAGGTGAAGAAGATGTGTTCAAATGTGGAGATGAAGATGGTCCAGCACTTTGCTGTAGATGTGACTCTTGATCCTGGAACAGCTCATCCTGATCTTGTTCTGTCTGATGATGGAAAGGAAGTTCGTCATGGGGATGTTGAGCAGAATCTCCCAGAGAGCCCTCAGAGATTCTCACAATATTTCTGTGTGTTAGGAAAGCAGAGTTTCTCCTCAGGCCGGTTTTACTATGAGGTTGAAGTTGGAGGGAAGACTGGCTGGGTTTTGGGAGTGGCTCAAGAGTCTATTCATAGGAAGAGAGCCTTGGACTTTTCCCCAAAGAATGGCCTCTGGACTGTGAAGTTGGAAGATAGGAAAGATTACAAAGCATATGATAAACataaaatcaatctgtatttgaaGTCAAAGCCTCAGAGGGTGGGGGTGTTTGTAGATTACGAGGAGGGTCTGGTCTCCTTTCATGACGTAGATGCCTCTGCTCTCATCTACTCCTTTACTGGCTGTAAATTCACAGAGGAACTCTACCCAATGTTTAATCCCGCAAATAATAGGGATGGTAAAAACTCCACTCCTCTGATCATCTGTCCGCCGGATCTCTGA
- the LOC117804708 gene encoding E3 ubiquitin-protein ligase TRIM39-like, with amino-acid sequence MATARSLLSEDQFLCSICLDVFTDPVTIPCGHNFCKSCITEHWDTNDQCECPLCKEQCEKKPDLRVNTVLSEMAAQFKQSVLQETSSSSSEEQHTNTGEVLCDFCTETKLKALKSCLDCLVSYCETHLEPHQRLPALKRHTLINPVENLEKRMCKKHEKPLKLFCKTDQVCVCLFCTESEHKLHRIISLQEEYKEKKAELGKTEDEVQKMIQEKRLIIEEIKQSVTLSKEEADQETATSVEVYTALIQCVERSLAEVLNIIQAKHKTTEKQAEGFIKELEEEISELTKTSTELEQLSHNEDHLQFLQSYSSQNPAPPTKDWRKVRVHPSYEGVLRTPLAQLEQTLRTKLRVLCTDTGIKKDKQYLVNVTLDPETAHPKLILSQDGKQVYHGDVCQTVEDSPKRITQCFGVLGKQSFSSGRFYYEVQVEGKTDWVLGVARESIHRKKTSRFSPQKGFWTISLKDGCEYKALVDSDPIHLSLSSNLQRVGVFVDYEEGLVCFYDVDASALIFSFTGCNFTEKLYPIFNPRDNNSGTNSAPLIICPVH; translated from the coding sequence ATGGCAACAGCGCGCAGCCTCCTCTCTGAAGACCAGTTTCTGtgctccatctgtctggatGTTTTCACTGATCCAGTCACCATACCATGTGGACACAACTTCTGCAAGAGCTGCATCACTGAGCACTGGGATACTAATGATCAGTGCGAGTGTCCCTTGTGCAAAGAGCAATGTGAGAAGAAACCTGACCTTCGGGTAAACACTGTTTTATCTGAGATGGCTGCTCAGTTCAAGCAGTCAGTTCTACAggaaaccagcagcagcagctcagaggagcaacacaccaacacaggagAAGTTCTCTGTGATTTCTGCACTGAGACCAAACTGAAGGCCCTGAAGTCCTGCCTGGATTGTCTGGTCTCTTACTGTGAGACTCACCTGGAGCCTCATCAGAGACTGCCAGCCCTGAAAAGACACACGCTGATCAATCCTGTGGAGAACCTGGAAAAAAGGATGTGTAAGAAGCACGAGAAACCTCTGAAGCTTTTCTGTAAGACCGaccaggtttgtgtgtgtctgttctgtACTGAGTCAGAACACAAGCTTCATCGCATTATTTCTCTCCAAGAAGaatacaaagagaagaaagctgAGCTCGGAAAAACAGAGGATGAAGTTCAGAAGATGATCCAGGAGAAGCGACTGATAATTGAGGAGATCAAACAATCCGTGACGCTCAGCAAGGAAGAAGCAGACCAAGAGACGGCAACAAGTGTGGAGGTCTACACCGCTCTGATCCAGTGTGTTGAGAGAAGTCTGGCTGAGGTCCTCAACATCATCCAAGCAAAACACAAGACaacagagaaacaggctgaaggTTTCAttaaggagctggaggaggagatctcTGAGCTGACCAAGACAAGCACTGAGCTGGAGCAACTCTCACACAACGAGGACCACCTCCAGTTCCTCCAGAGCTATTCATCCCAAAACCCTGCTCCACCAACCAAAGACTGGAGAAAGGTCAGAGTTCACCCGTCGTATGAGGGGGTCCTGAGGACACCTCTGGCTCAGTTGGAGCAGACACTCAGAACAAAGTTGAGAGTGCTTTGTACAGATACTGGAATAAAGAAGGACAAACAGTACTTGGTGAACGTGACTCTTGACCCTGAAACAGCACATCCTAAACTCATCCTGTCTCAAGATGGGAAGCAAGTTTATCATGGGGATGTTTGTCAGACTGTCGAAGACAGTCCAAAGAGAATAACCCAATGTTTTGGTGTGTTAGGAAAGCAGAGTTTCTCCTCAGGCAGGTTTTACTATGAGGTTCAAGTTGAAGGGAAAACCGACTGGGTTTTGGGAGTGGCTCGTGAGTCTATACACAGGAAGAAAACGTCTCGCTTTTCTCCTCAGAAAGGCTTCTGGACAATAAGCTTGAAGGATGGATGTGAGTATAAAGCTCTAGTTGATTCGGACCCAATCCATTTGTCTTTGAGCTCAAATCTTCAGAGGGTGGGGGTGTTTGTGGATTACGAGGAGGGTCTGGTCTGCTTCTATGACGTAGATGCTTCCGCTCTCATCTTCTCCTTTACTGGCTGTAACTTCACAGAGAAACTCTACCCAATTTTCAATCCCAGAGATAATAACAGTGGTACCAACTCCGCCCCATTG